In Zingiber officinale cultivar Zhangliang chromosome 8B, Zo_v1.1, whole genome shotgun sequence, a single genomic region encodes these proteins:
- the LOC122014082 gene encoding uncharacterized protein LOC122014082 — MRLINNVKGKLQKLRDSGWEVLLEDVKKFCNTHSIEIIDMANTINSQLETYTDDVRSDERFEGILDLGDLAKKMIETMKNHVFPLVYRMIELALLLPVATAIVERVFSVLNIVKTDLRKKDWI, encoded by the exons ATGCGTTTGATCAATAATGTGAAAGGCAAATTGCAAAAGTTGAGAGATTCTGGATGGGAGGTTTTACTCGAGGATGTGAAGAAATTTTGTAACACTCATTCCATTGAAATAATTGATATGGCAAATACCATCAACAGCC AGCTTGAAACATATACTGATGACGTCAGATCAGATGAACGGTTTGAAGGCATTTTAGATTTGGGAGATCTTGCAAAGAAAATGATTGAAACAATGAAGAACCATGTGTTTCCTTTGGTTTATCGGATGATTGAGCTAGCCTTACTTCTTCCAGTCGCTACTGCAATTGTTGAAAGGGTGTTTTCAGTATTGAATATTGTCAAAACAGATTTGCGAAAAAAAGATTGGATATGA